The genome window CCCGCCGTGCGCCCCGGTTCCGTGGCCACGCATCCCCGGCAGGCCCGGCTCGTGGCCGAAGCGCCCGCCGTGCAGGTCCGGCCCGTGCCCGAAGTGGCCGCCGCCGAATCCGGCGAAGATTCGGCCCGCTCCCGCTGTCCTGTCCATGCGCTCTCCTCGTGTAGTCGTATCGCCGACATTCACACGATATATCGCCGTTGGATCGGCGGCAACCCACCACGGCACCGCGACCGCGTTCACCAGGAATTTCCCTCCCGGCCATGAATAGTTCGTTATACGCCGGGATGTACGGGTCTTGTACGAACCGGGTCGACGCTGCCGCCGAGACGTACGACGCAAAACGAACCCGTAGGGAGAACCGTGAACCTCACCCGGATCGCCAGAGGCCTGCTGGCCGGGCTGCTGGGGTGCGCCGCCGTGGCCGTGCCGGCGGCCGTCGGCACGGCCACCGCGCAAGCCGATGTCAGCAGCACCCTGGTGTTCACCAAGAACACCGAAGGCCACGACTGCTACCGCATCCCCACCGTCGTCAAGGCGAACAACGGCGACCTGCTCGCCTTCGCCGAAGGCCGCAACGGCGGCGCGAGCGTCTGCAACGACCTCGGCGAAATCGACCTCGTCATGAAGCGCTCCAGCGACGGCGGCAAGACGTGGAGCGCGCTGCAGACGGTCATCAAGGCCAACGGCGACACCAAGGGCAACCCGGCGCCGATCGTCATCCCGGGCAGCAACCGGATCGTGCTGTTGTCCACCATGCAGTGCTACACCAACCCGGCTTGCGGCCGCGTCCCGCGCGTGTCGATCAGCGAGGACAACGGCAAGACGTGGGGCGCCCCGCGCGTGCTGACCACGGAACTCGGGTTCACGAGCGCGCCGGGCTGGCTCGCCACCGGGCCGTCGCACGGGATCGTGCTCACGCGCGGTGCGCACGCCGGGCGGCTCGTCGCCGGGGTCAGCTGGACCACCGGCGGCAAGGACACCGGCGCGCTGGTCTACAGCGACGACCAGGGCACCACGTGGCACCGCGGTGCGACCGACTCGCCCACCACGGCGATCAACCCGCAGGAGATCAGCGTCACCGAGCTGCTCGACGGCCGGGTCTACGCCGCCGCGCGCAACCAGGCCAACGACGGTGACAAGTGCCTGGCGAGCGGGACGCGCAACCGCGCCTTCGCGATCAGCTCGGACGGCGGCGCGAGCTTCAGCTCCAAGTTCGCCTTCGCCACCGACCTCGTCGCGCCGACCGTGCAGGGGTCGACGGCCCGGATGAGCGACACCGACGCCGGCGGCAAGTACAACCGGGTCGTGTTCGCCGCACCGTCCACTTGCGACCGTCGCAAGGAGCTGCGGGTGCACTCGTCCTTCGACGAGGGCGCGAACTGGACCGGCACCGCGGGCAGCCTGCTCGTGTGGGGCCAGGACGCGGCGTACTCCGACATGGTGCAGCTGTCCCAGACCTCGGTCGGCGTGCTGTTCGAGGCCGGGCCCGAGTTCCACGCGAACGACACGATCCGCTACGCCACGGTCACCGACACCGCGCTGGGCGCTCCGGCGTGCGGACTCGGTTACGGCGTCATCGATTCGGCGCCGCTCGCCACCGCCGGCACGGCGTTCCTGTCCTACAACGCCGCCACCGGCAAGAACTGCGTCAGCGCCATGAAGAGCGCCAACGCCGGGAAGGCCACCCAGACCTCGGCTTACCTGGAGGTCCAGGGCTCGGCACCGGCGACCGACTCGGGTGCGTTCTCCTACTTCGCCGGCCCGGTCACCGCGGCCGCGGCGGACAAGTGCGTGAAGTGGGGCGGCGCGGCCGACGGCCAGTCCTACACCAGCGGGTTCGAACACTGCGGCTGACGCGGCGGGAGGGGACCCGCACCCTGGCCGGGTCCCCTCCCCCGTGGCCGTCAGAAGCCCGAGCAGCTGGCGAGCGCGAACTCACCCGACGCGGTCGCCGTCTTGGCTTCCCGGCCGTCCACGACGACCTTGCAGGTCACCGTGCCGCCCGCTTCCCCGGTGCTGACGGTGAACGCGCCGATGACGATCCCGGTGGCCTCGACCGTTTTCGTCCACGGCACGGCCGCGCCGGTTTCGGTCTTGACCGAGCCCGCCTGGTCGAAGGTGCTGTAGTCGACGTCGGCGGTCTTCGCGTCCCCGGTCACCGAATAGACGATGGTGTGGTGCTGGGTCGCCTGCTCGTTCACGTCGCCGATCGCCTTGCCGAGCACGACCACCCACAGGATGCTCACGACGAGGCCGAGCACCGACACGACGATGCCGGCGATCGCGAGTCCCTTGTTGGTCGCTTTGCCCGCCCGCACCCTGGCGAGACCGACCGCGGACAGGACGAGGCCGAGCACCACCAGCGGCCAGGCGAGCACGCCGACGAACGGGATCGGCGAGAAGACCAGTCCGACCAGGCCGAGGACGAAGCCCGCCGTGCCGAGCCCGTTGCGGGGCGGAGCGGCCTGGGGAGCCGGGTACTGCTGCTGGATCGGGGTGTAGTCGCTCATCGGGGTCGTGTCCTTTCGCCTTCGCTTGACGGCGAGCAGGAAACCAGCGCCCCGGCCCGTGCCGCGTCGTCCGCGAGCCTCGACCCGGTACGACGAAAGTCGTCAACGCCCGCGCCCCCGAGGAGCCGAACAGCTGATGGACGCCTCCTTGCCACCTCGTAGGCTCACCGCCATGGGGTCCGTGCTTCGGGTGGTGTGCACCGTGCTCGCGGTCGCGGCGGGCGTGCTGAGCAGCACGATCTACGTCTCGCTGGCCAGCGCCCTGCCCGGTACGTCGGCCACTTCGACCACCGTGTTCGGCATGCTCGCCTGGTTGGCCGGGATCGGCGCGTCCGTGCTGCTGGTCTGGCGGCACCGGTGGCCGGTGCTCGTCACCGGGATCGCGCTCGTGCCACCGCTGCTGCTGCCCGGCGACTCGCTGGCCGCGCTGATCGCCCTCGCCGCGTTCACCGCCCACCACGTCGGGTGGCGGCGGTGGGGCGTGTCGGCGCTCGTGGTGGCGGCGACCGCGCTCGCGGTGTGGCGGGACGCGAGCCGCTTCACCGAGGTCACCATCGCCGGCGCCTGGATGTCGACGGAAACGACCGCGGCCAAGCTCGTCGGCGTGGTCCTGACCGCGGTCGTGTACACCGCGGTCCCGGTCACCGTCGGGGTGGTGCGGCACAGCCTGGCCGAGACCCGCCGCCGGATCGCCGAACAGGAAGCGCTGCGCGAGCAGATGGCGCGCCGCGAGGAACAGGCCCGCATCGCCCGCGAGATGCACGACGTCCTCGGGCACCGGCTGTCGCTGCTTTCGCTGCAGGCGGGCGCGCTCGAGGTCACCGCCACCACCGAACCGGACACCGCGGCGGCGGCGAAGACCGTGCGGACCACCGCCCGGCAGTCGCTCGACGACCTGCGCCAGGTGATCGGCGTGCTGCGCGGGCCCGGCTTCTCCGCACGGGCGGCCGGCGGTCCCGCCGAACCGCCGCAGCCGACGCTGGCCGACCTCCCCGGCCTGATCGCCGGCGCCCGGCAGGCCGGGCTCACCGCCACCGTGACCGTCCTGCTCGACCAGGCGGCCACCGCACCGGCCCCGCTCGGCACGGCCGCCTACCGGATCCTCCAGGAAGCGCTCACCAACGTGCTCCGGCACGCGCCGGGCGCGCCGGCGGAGGTGACCGTGCACGGCGGCCCCGGCCCCGGCCTGGTGCTCGAGGTCGTCAACGCGCTGCCACCGCACCCGGTGCCCTCGCCCGGTTCGGGCACCGGGCTCACCGGTGTCGGCGAGCGGATCGCCCTGCTGGGCGGCTCGTTCACCGCGGGCCCGGCCGGCGCGCGGATGTTCGCGCTGCGCGCGTGGCTGCCCTGGGCACCGGCCGCCGGCCCGGCGCCCTAGCATGGGCGGGTGAGCGTCCGCGTCCTGCTCGTCGACGACGACCCGCTGGTCCGCACCGGCCTGACCATGATCCTCGGCAGCGCGCCCGACATCACCGTCGTCGCGGAAGCGGGCGACGGCGACGAAGCGGTGCAGCAGGTCGCGCGGCACGCGCCGGACGTCGTCCTGATGGACATCCGGATGCGCCGCATGGACGGCCTCACGGCGACCGCGGCGGTGCTCGCCCAGCCGCGCCCGCCGCGGGTGCTGATCCTGACGACGTTCGACCTCGACGAGTACGTGTTCGAAGCGCTGGCGGCCGGCGCGAGCGGGTTCCTGCTCAAGGAAGGCTCGCCGCAGGAGATCATCGAGGGCGTCCGGGTGGTCGCGAACGGCGACGCGATGCTCTCGCCCCGCACGACGAAACAGCTGATCGGCCAGTTCGTCGCGACGCGCGTGAGCCCGCGCCGGGCGCTCGCCCAGGCGAAGCTCGGACTGCTCAGCGACCGCGAACGCCAGGTCGTCACGGCGGTCGCGCGGGGCAAGCCGAACGCGGAGATCGGGGCGGAGCTGTTCGTCAGCGAAGCCACCGTGAAAACGCACATCACGCGCACGTTCGCGAAGCTCGACGTCAGCAACCGGGTCCAGCTCACGATCTTCGCCTACGAGGCCGGACTGGTCACCCCGTGAACCCGGGTGTTGCACCGGAGCCCCGCGAAGCGATGTAACGAATATGGTCCGCCCCGATGACGAACAGCACCGCGCACTGGTCGCGGCGCTGCGGGAATGGGCCGACCGGGTCGACTCGGTGCCCTACCCCGCCAAGCTCGACATCGACGCGCTGCTGGACCGCTACTACGAAACCCGGCACGAACCACCGGAAGCCCCGGCCGCGGCGTCGCTGGTGCTCACCGCGACCGCCGACGCCACCGTCGTCGCCGTCACCGGGGAGGTCGACCTGGCCTGCGGGGACCGGTTGCACGGCCTGCTCGCCGAGGAGATCGCGCTGGGCCCCCGCGGTCTCGTCGTGGACCTGACCGGGGTGCGCCACTGCTCCGCCCGCGGCGTGGTGTTCCTGCACGAGGCGGCCGACCGCGCCGTGCGCGCCGGCGTCCCGTTCGCCCTCACCGGCTGTCCCCCGGTGGTGCTGCGGGCGATCGAGGCCCTGCGGCTGAGCCCGCCGCTGCCGCTGCACCGCACCGCGGCCGACGCGATCGAGTGGCTCGGGATCCTGGCCCGGCTGAGGGCGGACGGCGCTACTTCGCCCCCGCCGGGGCCGTGGCCACCGCCGCCTCGCCGAACCTGATCCCCTTGGCCTCCTTGCCGATCGCCGTCAGCACCGCCACCGCGATCAGGCCGGGCACCACCGTCCACACCAGGGCCGAGGAGTACCCGTGCGCCTCCGCGATGGCCTGCTGGATCGGCAGGTTCAGCGCGGCCAGCAGGTTGCCCAGCTGGTAGGTCACGCCCGGGTAGAACCCGCGGATGGCGTCCGGGGACATCTCGGTCAGGTGCGCGGGGATCACGCCCCACGCGCCCTGAACCATGATCTGCATCAGGAACGAGCCGAGCGCGAGCATCCCCGCGCCGTGGTCGAACGCGAAGATCGGGATCACCGGCAGGCCGAGCACCGCCGCCGTCACGATGGTGCGGCGGCGGCCCAGCCGTTCGGACAGCGTGCCGAACGTCAGGCCGCCGATGATGGCGCCGACGTTGTACAGCACGGCGATCCAGGTGCTCGTCGCCGCGCTGAGACCGGCGCCCCCGTTTTCGTGGGCCTTCAGGAAGCTCGGGTACACGTCCTGGGTGCCGTGGCTCATCCAGTTGAACGCCGTCATCAGCAGGATCAGGTAGCCGAAGCGGCGGATGACCTTCGGGTTCAGCAGGATGTCCTTGACCGACGTCCGCGTCACCCGCATCTTCTCCCGCGCGGTCTCCCAGACCTCGGATTCGCGCACGCGCGCCCGGATCAGCAGGCTGATCAGCGCCGGGAAGATGCTCAGCACGAAGATCCAGCGCCATTCGAGGTCGAGCAGCGAGTGGAACAGCAGGTACGCGAGCGCGGCGAGCAGGTAGCCGATCGAATAGCCGACCTGCAGCAGGCCCGAGAAGAACCCGCGGCGCGCCACCGGGATCTTCTCCATCGCCAGTGCCGCGCCGAGGCCCCACTCGCCGCCCATGCCGATGCCGTAGACGAAGCGCAGGACGAGCAGCACGGTGTAGTTCGGGGCGAACGCGCAGAGCAGGCCGGCCACCGAGTACAGCAGGACGTCGGCCATCAGCGGGATCCGCCGTCCGACGCGGTCGGCCCACAGGCCGAACAGCAGCGCGCCGACCGGGCGCATCACCAGCGTGGCCGTGGTGATGAACGCCAGCTGGGTCGCCGTCGCGCCGAACGACTTGTCCTTCGCGATGTCCGCGAGGACGAAGACGACGAGGAAGTAGTCGAAGGAGTCCATGCTCCAGCCGAGCAGCGCCGCGAGGAAGGCGTTGCGCTGATCGGATGTAAGCGCTTTCTTGGCCGGAGCCGGTTCCGCCTGGCGTTCCGTCACGTTTGCCCCGTCCCGTCGGTTTTTCACCGGTAGACCGCAGGCACGGTTTAGCATTGCCCGCGGTGCGCGGGCAAGGGTCAGAGCGCGACGCGGGTGCGGACCCGGCGGCCGACGTCCCGGGCCCAGGCCTTGATCCGGTCCCAGTCGCGGAAGTCGCCGGCGCGGGACCCGGACGCCAGCAGGCGCGGGATCAGGCCGTGCACGGTCGCCGGGTCGAGGCGCCCGCCGAAGGTCGCGGTGCGCTCCGCGTCGATGCGCGCGGCCAGCAGCGCCACGTTCGCCGGCAGGCTGACCTGCTGCCCGGCCGCGTTCGGGCCGCACGGCCCGCTGTGGAACAGCCAGACCGGGCGCTCCGCCAGCGCCCGGGCGTTGCGTTCCAGCAACCGGACCGCCTCCGGCCGCCACCGGTGGTAGTACAGCGCGCTGCCGATGACGACGGCGGCGTAGTCCTCGACCCCGGCGACGTCGGCGGCGTCGCGCACGTCCACGGTCAGGCCGCTCCCGCCGAGCTCCGCGGCGATCACCTCGGCGATCTGCCGGGTTCCGCCGTGGCGCCCGGCGTAGGCGACGAGGACTACGGACATGCCCCCATTGTCGGCCCTGGCGGACCGGCCCGCGCCGCAGGCCGGGCACGATCCGCCATACGGGCGCACTCACGTTGCTCTTCGTGGGCTCCCGGGCCCACTCGTTCACCCGCCGGTGCTCCCGGGCGGCAAGAACGCCGGGCGCTGCGCGGGGTCGGGCTCGTCGTAGTAGCGGTGGAACACCGCGGTCTGACCACCGGACACCGGCGGCACGATCCAGCTCCACTCGGCCGGGCACCGGCGCCCGGCCTGCTCTTCGCGTTCGAGGTGGGCCAGGAACCGCTGCGATTCGGTGTGGTGGTCGGCCATCGTCACGCCGGCGGTGTCGAACGAGTGCTGCACGGCCAGCGTCAGCTCGACCAGCGCCCGGTCGCGCCACAGCGTGCGCTCCGACGCCGTCGGCAGGCCCATCAGCTCGGCGACGACCGGCAGCAGGTCGTAGCGCTGTTCGTCGGCCAGGTTCCGGGCGCCGATTTCGGTGCCGAGGTACCAGCCGTTGAACGGCGCCGCGGGGTAGGTGACCCCGCCGATCTCCAGCGGCATGTCGCTGATCGCCGGGACGGCGTGCCAGCGGAGGCCGAGGCCGGCGAACCAGCGGTGGTCGGGGTGGGTGAGCGGGACCTCCAGCACGGCGTCCGGGGGCAGCGTGAACAGCCGCGGCTCGCCGGGGATCGCCTCGACCAGCAACGGGAGGACGTCGAAGGACCCCCGCCGTTCCGGCGGGCGCCAGCCGAGTCTTCGCACCCGTTCGGTGAACTCGGTGTACCGGGGGTCGCCGAGGACCGAGCCGTCGTCGAAGCGGTACCCGGCGTAGCGGATCAGCTGTTCGTTGTGGATGCGCGGCCCCGGCGCGTCCGGGGTGTCCGGCGCGAAGACGGTGATCGTCGGGCGGATCCGCCCGCCGCGAGTGGCTTGGCGCAGGTGGGCGACGCATTCGCCGGCGATCGCCGCGGGGTCGGTGACCCGCCGCCGGTCGCGAATGCGGAGGCTGCGCCAGTACAGCCTGCCGATGCAGCGGGCCGAGTTGCGCCAGGCGATGCGGGCGCCGAACGCCAGTTCGGCCGCGGTGTGGCGGTAGGTCCCCGTTTCGGCGATTTCCGCGCGGACCGCGGCGAGCCGCGTCTCGAACCGGTCACCCGCTTCGGCGGCGCCTTCGGCGAACATCCGGTCCAGGAATTCTTCCGCTTCGGCGGAATTGACGCTCTGTTCCTCCGAGACGCGCTGAGGGTAAAGCGGCAGCGGCGCCGTCACCCGCTCAGGTGTAACGGTCACCGCGTCTCCCCACTCTCCGGAATCGTGATCTGCATCCCGACGAAAAGGTTCACCGTTC of Amycolatopsis solani contains these proteins:
- a CDS encoding response regulator transcription factor translates to MSVRVLLVDDDPLVRTGLTMILGSAPDITVVAEAGDGDEAVQQVARHAPDVVLMDIRMRRMDGLTATAAVLAQPRPPRVLILTTFDLDEYVFEALAAGASGFLLKEGSPQEIIEGVRVVANGDAMLSPRTTKQLIGQFVATRVSPRRALAQAKLGLLSDRERQVVTAVARGKPNAEIGAELFVSEATVKTHITRTFAKLDVSNRVQLTIFAYEAGLVTP
- a CDS encoding sensor histidine kinase translates to MGSVLRVVCTVLAVAAGVLSSTIYVSLASALPGTSATSTTVFGMLAWLAGIGASVLLVWRHRWPVLVTGIALVPPLLLPGDSLAALIALAAFTAHHVGWRRWGVSALVVAATALAVWRDASRFTEVTIAGAWMSTETTAAKLVGVVLTAVVYTAVPVTVGVVRHSLAETRRRIAEQEALREQMARREEQARIAREMHDVLGHRLSLLSLQAGALEVTATTEPDTAAAAKTVRTTARQSLDDLRQVIGVLRGPGFSARAAGGPAEPPQPTLADLPGLIAGARQAGLTATVTVLLDQAATAPAPLGTAAYRILQEALTNVLRHAPGAPAEVTVHGGPGPGLVLEVVNALPPHPVPSPGSGTGLTGVGERIALLGGSFTAGPAGARMFALRAWLPWAPAAGPAP
- a CDS encoding sialidase family protein encodes the protein MNLTRIARGLLAGLLGCAAVAVPAAVGTATAQADVSSTLVFTKNTEGHDCYRIPTVVKANNGDLLAFAEGRNGGASVCNDLGEIDLVMKRSSDGGKTWSALQTVIKANGDTKGNPAPIVIPGSNRIVLLSTMQCYTNPACGRVPRVSISEDNGKTWGAPRVLTTELGFTSAPGWLATGPSHGIVLTRGAHAGRLVAGVSWTTGGKDTGALVYSDDQGTTWHRGATDSPTTAINPQEISVTELLDGRVYAAARNQANDGDKCLASGTRNRAFAISSDGGASFSSKFAFATDLVAPTVQGSTARMSDTDAGGKYNRVVFAAPSTCDRRKELRVHSSFDEGANWTGTAGSLLVWGQDAAYSDMVQLSQTSVGVLFEAGPEFHANDTIRYATVTDTALGAPACGLGYGVIDSAPLATAGTAFLSYNAATGKNCVSAMKSANAGKATQTSAYLEVQGSAPATDSGAFSYFAGPVTAAAADKCVKWGGAADGQSYTSGFEHCG
- a CDS encoding nitric oxide synthase oxygenase, coding for MTAPLPLYPQRVSEEQSVNSAEAEEFLDRMFAEGAAEAGDRFETRLAAVRAEIAETGTYRHTAAELAFGARIAWRNSARCIGRLYWRSLRIRDRRRVTDPAAIAGECVAHLRQATRGGRIRPTITVFAPDTPDAPGPRIHNEQLIRYAGYRFDDGSVLGDPRYTEFTERVRRLGWRPPERRGSFDVLPLLVEAIPGEPRLFTLPPDAVLEVPLTHPDHRWFAGLGLRWHAVPAISDMPLEIGGVTYPAAPFNGWYLGTEIGARNLADEQRYDLLPVVAELMGLPTASERTLWRDRALVELTLAVQHSFDTAGVTMADHHTESQRFLAHLEREEQAGRRCPAEWSWIVPPVSGGQTAVFHRYYDEPDPAQRPAFLPPGSTGG
- a CDS encoding flavodoxin domain-containing protein yields the protein MSVVLVAYAGRHGGTRQIAEVIAAELGGSGLTVDVRDAADVAGVEDYAAVVIGSALYYHRWRPEAVRLLERNARALAERPVWLFHSGPCGPNAAGQQVSLPANVALLAARIDAERTATFGGRLDPATVHGLIPRLLASGSRAGDFRDWDRIKAWARDVGRRVRTRVAL
- a CDS encoding MmpS family transport accessory protein, with protein sequence MSDYTPIQQQYPAPQAAPPRNGLGTAGFVLGLVGLVFSPIPFVGVLAWPLVVLGLVLSAVGLARVRAGKATNKGLAIAGIVVSVLGLVVSILWVVVLGKAIGDVNEQATQHHTIVYSVTGDAKTADVDYSTFDQAGSVKTETGAAVPWTKTVEATGIVIGAFTVSTGEAGGTVTCKVVVDGREAKTATASGEFALASCSGF
- a CDS encoding STAS domain-containing protein — encoded protein: MVRPDDEQHRALVAALREWADRVDSVPYPAKLDIDALLDRYYETRHEPPEAPAAASLVLTATADATVVAVTGEVDLACGDRLHGLLAEEIALGPRGLVVDLTGVRHCSARGVVFLHEAADRAVRAGVPFALTGCPPVVLRAIEALRLSPPLPLHRTAADAIEWLGILARLRADGATSPPPGPWPPPPRRT
- a CDS encoding MFS transporter gives rise to the protein MTERQAEPAPAKKALTSDQRNAFLAALLGWSMDSFDYFLVVFVLADIAKDKSFGATATQLAFITTATLVMRPVGALLFGLWADRVGRRIPLMADVLLYSVAGLLCAFAPNYTVLLVLRFVYGIGMGGEWGLGAALAMEKIPVARRGFFSGLLQVGYSIGYLLAALAYLLFHSLLDLEWRWIFVLSIFPALISLLIRARVRESEVWETAREKMRVTRTSVKDILLNPKVIRRFGYLILLMTAFNWMSHGTQDVYPSFLKAHENGGAGLSAATSTWIAVLYNVGAIIGGLTFGTLSERLGRRRTIVTAAVLGLPVIPIFAFDHGAGMLALGSFLMQIMVQGAWGVIPAHLTEMSPDAIRGFYPGVTYQLGNLLAALNLPIQQAIAEAHGYSSALVWTVVPGLIAVAVLTAIGKEAKGIRFGEAAVATAPAGAK